Proteins encoded in a region of the Bacillus sp. T3 genome:
- a CDS encoding SAM-dependent methyltransferase, with protein sequence MNKGKVLLVGASSGDIGLITLKGIEAIKSAEVILYDRLANPKLLEFARMNVNLFIVESYPTVIRCVRKR encoded by the coding sequence ATGAATAAAGGAAAAGTATTATTAGTTGGAGCCAGTTCGGGGGATATTGGTTTAATAACTTTAAAAGGAATAGAAGCAATCAAGTCAGCCGAAGTGATTTTGTATGACCGCCTTGCCAATCCTAAACTTCTAGAATTCGCCCGGATGAATGTGAATTTATTTATTGTGGAAAGTTACCCGACCGTCATACGATGCGTCAGGAAAAGATAA
- the purT gene encoding formate-dependent phosphoribosylglycinamide formyltransferase, translated as MVSSPYTGFSKKILLLGSGELGKEVIIEAQRLGVETVAVDRYENAPAMQVAHRSYCIDMLNGAELRRVIEKEKPDLIVPEIEAIATETLIELEKEGYQVVPTALAANLTMDREGIRRLASEKLGLPTAKYAFANTLDELKAAVSEIGTPCVIKPVMSSSGKGQTVCRSMDDVENSWNEAMEGGRGKKTRVIVEEFIHFDSEITLLTVRSVSGTTYCAPIGHIQKDGDYIESWQPHPMSEAQIAEAQAVAKKITDALGGYGIFGVELFLSPDCVYFSEVSPRPHDTGMVTLVTQDLSEFALHVRAILGYPIPQIQLLSPGASRTVKAWEESKSYQITGIEDSFAIPNTQIRVFGKPETKIGRRMAVALNAAETVELARNRAEEAVSKIKIVYNASDL; from the coding sequence ATGGTAAGTTCGCCATATACTGGTTTTTCTAAAAAAATACTTTTATTAGGTTCTGGGGAATTAGGAAAAGAAGTTATTATTGAGGCACAGCGCCTCGGTGTCGAGACCGTTGCGGTCGATCGATACGAAAACGCTCCTGCGATGCAAGTTGCACATCGCTCTTATTGTATTGATATGCTAAACGGGGCTGAATTACGTCGTGTAATTGAAAAGGAAAAGCCGGATTTAATCGTTCCTGAAATTGAGGCAATTGCAACTGAAACCTTAATTGAACTTGAGAAGGAGGGTTATCAGGTTGTTCCAACTGCTTTAGCTGCAAACCTAACCATGGATCGTGAAGGTATTCGCCGACTTGCGAGTGAGAAGCTTGGATTGCCAACTGCGAAATATGCGTTTGCAAATACGTTAGATGAATTAAAGGCTGCAGTTTCTGAAATTGGTACACCATGTGTCATTAAACCTGTGATGAGTTCATCTGGAAAAGGTCAAACCGTTTGCCGCAGTATGGATGATGTTGAAAACTCATGGAATGAGGCAATGGAAGGTGGAAGAGGTAAGAAGACAAGGGTGATTGTTGAGGAATTCATCCATTTTGACTCTGAAATTACGTTGCTCACCGTGAGATCTGTCTCTGGTACAACTTATTGCGCTCCAATAGGCCATATTCAAAAGGATGGAGATTATATAGAGTCCTGGCAGCCACATCCAATGTCAGAGGCGCAAATTGCAGAAGCTCAAGCTGTAGCAAAAAAAATCACAGACGCTCTTGGCGGTTATGGGATCTTTGGAGTAGAATTGTTCCTCTCGCCGGATTGTGTCTACTTTAGCGAGGTATCACCGCGACCACATGATACAGGAATGGTTACGCTCGTAACTCAAGATCTGTCAGAATTTGCTCTACATGTACGAGCAATATTAGGCTATCCAATTCCACAAATCCAATTGCTTTCTCCTGGAGCTAGTCGAACCGTAAAAGCATGGGAGGAAAGCAAATCCTATCAAATCACAGGAATTGAGGACAGCTTTGCCATACCAAATACACAAATTAGAGTATTCGGTAAGCCAGAAACAAAGATTGGTCGCCGAATGGCAGTCGCATTAAATGCTGCAGAAACAGTTGAATTAGCCCGAAATCGAGCGGAAGAGGCTGTTTCAAAAATAAAAATTGTCTATAATGCGTCTGACCTGTAA
- the cobA gene encoding uroporphyrinogen-III C-methyltransferase codes for MRQEKINEVLVSKALEGKRVVRLKGGDPGVFGRVGEEAEALANHKIEFEMIPGISSGMAAPLYAGIPVTHRRFGETFAIVTAHDKSVEGIPVLDWQSLANGIDTIAFYMGISNLPNICNNLIKHGKDATTPVILIQWGTFGRQKTLQGTLSTIAEKATRLNFTNPAITLVGGIVSLKNKISWFEKKPLFGRQILLVRTGVGQSELAQKLTSLGADVYEYPKWKKIDSTDNEQTLKHISEYEQILFTSPESVNDFFNLLIREKIDIREINAKIYAASTKSLQALNMRGIMADIEKDLIDDSKLLVVGDGRYIQQYEKSELLITSKLQNDDKFDPVIKLMLKEAKLDTIIFPSSQSIGVFLAEIEKGVIFSKTLLETSEIICMGEKTAQTAIANAIVPSKIIKKPNKESVIDCLLDKVSH; via the coding sequence ATGCGTCAGGAAAAGATAAATGAAGTGTTAGTTTCAAAGGCGTTAGAGGGTAAGCGGGTGGTCCGATTAAAGGGCGGTGATCCGGGTGTGTTCGGCAGAGTAGGAGAGGAAGCCGAAGCATTAGCAAATCACAAAATTGAATTTGAAATGATCCCTGGGATATCATCAGGAATGGCTGCTCCACTGTATGCGGGAATTCCTGTCACACACAGGAGATTTGGTGAAACCTTTGCAATTGTAACTGCACATGATAAATCAGTTGAGGGGATTCCTGTATTAGATTGGCAAAGTCTCGCAAATGGAATTGACACCATTGCCTTTTATATGGGTATTTCCAATCTACCCAATATTTGCAATAATTTAATAAAGCATGGCAAAGATGCGACTACACCAGTTATATTAATTCAATGGGGAACGTTTGGGCGTCAGAAAACACTCCAAGGGACATTATCTACGATCGCGGAAAAAGCTACACGTTTGAACTTTACGAATCCTGCGATTACACTCGTAGGTGGCATAGTTTCACTCAAAAATAAAATTAGTTGGTTTGAAAAAAAACCATTGTTTGGAAGACAAATTCTGTTAGTCCGTACAGGTGTAGGACAAAGTGAACTAGCTCAAAAGCTGACAAGTCTCGGTGCAGACGTTTATGAATATCCGAAATGGAAGAAAATTGACTCCACAGATAATGAGCAAACACTCAAACATATTAGTGAATATGAACAAATCCTATTCACATCGCCAGAAAGTGTAAATGACTTTTTTAATTTATTAATTAGGGAAAAGATCGATATAAGAGAGATTAACGCGAAAATTTACGCTGCTTCTACAAAATCTCTTCAAGCACTTAATATGCGAGGAATCATGGCAGATATAGAAAAGGACCTAATTGATGATTCAAAACTTCTCGTTGTCGGGGATGGTCGTTATATTCAACAGTACGAGAAGAGCGAACTGTTGATTACGAGTAAACTTCAAAATGATGATAAATTTGATCCAGTAATAAAGTTGATGCTTAAGGAAGCGAAACTTGATACAATCATTTTTCCTAGTAGTCAGTCAATAGGTGTATTTTTAGCTGAAATAGAGAAAGGTGTTATATTTTCTAAAACTTTACTAGAAACATCAGAGATTATTTGTATGGGCGAAAAAACAGCCCAAACTGCCATTGCCAACGCAATTGTTCCAAGTAAAATTATAAAAAAGCCAAACAAGGAATCCGTGATTGATTGTTTGCTTGATAAAGTATCACATTAA
- the nirD gene encoding nitrite reductase small subunit NirD, translating to MEKIEAASYSRLPERVGQIVKIKDEEIVLFRLSNGDVKAVENRSPHPKGGTLVDGLVSGHFIYCPVYDWKISLLDGKVQAPDSGQVKVYPVEVVTDGVYIQKI from the coding sequence ATGGAGAAAATTGAAGCAGCATCTTATTCAAGACTTCCTGAAAGGGTAGGTCAAATTGTAAAAATTAAGGATGAAGAAATCGTCTTATTTCGTCTTTCAAATGGAGATGTGAAGGCTGTCGAGAACCGTAGTCCCCACCCAAAGGGAGGAACACTTGTTGACGGCTTAGTTAGCGGGCATTTTATCTATTGTCCGGTCTATGACTGGAAAATTTCACTACTAGATGGCAAGGTCCAAGCGCCTGATTCCGGACAAGTTAAAGTTTATCCTGTTGAAGTTGTTACCGATGGTGTATATATCCAAAAAATTTAA
- a CDS encoding HAD family hydrolase, with the protein MLRVKCVSLDLDGTLLNTNLEITSASLETIVGLKEKGIEVIINTGRAFSDVIKVPGIKELNCPIVCVNGAILFSKTGELLFEATLDRSIYMPIFSSLKSLGVGILIYTDQGGFPSTLPPTHHKTPEELDNLFDSFDYEALLEKQDLKIYKLIALVYPHQLEKVDRVKKELAQFEKISMASSFPNNVEITSIEAHKGLALHRFAQLNELQFDEIYAFGDGGNDLSQFEVATHSIAMANAPQEIKDQASFVTKSNDEDGITYAIRDVFKLI; encoded by the coding sequence ATGTTAAGAGTGAAATGTGTATCGCTTGATCTTGATGGGACTTTATTAAATACAAATTTAGAAATTACATCAGCAAGTCTGGAAACTATTGTCGGGCTTAAGGAAAAGGGAATTGAAGTCATCATTAATACAGGGCGGGCATTTAGTGATGTAATCAAAGTTCCTGGCATTAAGGAATTGAACTGTCCAATTGTTTGTGTAAATGGGGCCATTCTTTTCTCAAAAACAGGAGAATTGTTATTTGAAGCTACACTTGATCGTTCGATCTATATGCCAATTTTTTCGAGCCTAAAATCGTTAGGGGTAGGAATTTTGATTTATACGGATCAAGGCGGTTTTCCATCTACACTCCCACCGACCCATCATAAAACCCCGGAAGAGCTAGACAATCTTTTCGATTCGTTTGATTATGAGGCATTATTGGAAAAACAAGACCTTAAAATTTATAAGTTAATTGCACTAGTTTATCCACATCAGCTTGAAAAAGTAGATCGTGTAAAAAAGGAACTTGCACAATTTGAAAAAATTTCGATGGCGTCCTCATTCCCAAATAATGTTGAAATCACTTCGATCGAGGCACATAAAGGTCTTGCCTTGCATCGCTTTGCACAACTTAATGAGCTTCAGTTTGATGAAATCTATGCTTTTGGTGATGGTGGAAACGATTTGTCACAATTTGAGGTCGCAACCCATTCAATCGCGATGGCAAATGCCCCACAGGAGATTAAAGACCAAGCATCATTTGTAACCAAGAGCAATGATGAAGATGGAATAACCTATGCAATTCGAGATGTTTTTAAATTAATATAA
- a CDS encoding CAP-associated domain-containing protein — protein sequence MTLGSSKDTVRKQLGEPLSKLEKGTVYFQFDKKRDYDVYHLDGSYITFFYDKHEHNTVTAVQIINEKVEQSKQDFYASESTQLREGFEYQLFDLTNATRVKFGLPVLTWNANVTGTAREHSLDMAENHYFDHQNLKGQSPFDRMKEDEVVFTSAGENLAYEQFSSIFAHEGLMNSLGHRENILRTEYEFLGVGVAFNTEAQPYYTENFFAN from the coding sequence ATCACGCTTGGAAGTTCTAAGGATACAGTCCGAAAACAACTTGGCGAACCGTTATCAAAACTTGAAAAAGGAACCGTTTATTTTCAATTTGACAAAAAGCGTGACTATGATGTTTACCATTTAGATGGAAGCTACATCACCTTTTTTTATGATAAGCATGAGCACAATACCGTTACGGCTGTCCAAATAATCAATGAAAAAGTTGAGCAATCAAAGCAGGATTTTTATGCGTCTGAATCAACGCAATTACGAGAAGGCTTTGAATACCAGCTATTCGATTTAACTAACGCAACAAGAGTCAAGTTTGGTTTACCTGTTTTAACTTGGAATGCTAATGTAACGGGTACAGCGCGAGAGCATAGTTTAGATATGGCTGAAAATCATTACTTTGATCACCAAAATCTTAAGGGTCAATCCCCCTTTGATCGTATGAAAGAAGATGAAGTTGTTTTTACCTCTGCTGGAGAAAATTTAGCGTATGAACAATTTAGCAGTATTTTTGCGCACGAAGGTTTAATGAATTCACTTGGTCATCGTGAAAATATATTAAGGACAGAATATGAATTTTTAGGTGTGGGTGTCGCATTCAATACAGAAGCCCAACCCTACTATACAGAAAACTTTTTTGCTAATTAA
- a CDS encoding aspartate kinase: MKVIKFGGSSLASGEQVEKVFNIVTSDPERKIVVVSAPGKRYSDDIKVTDMLIACAERYLEHGEAGDLVDKIVERYSTIANELNIPFEIINKIREDLLLLLDGDKSSPERYLDAIKASGEDNNAKLIAAYFQHKGVDASYVNPKDAGLLVSNEPGNAQALPESYERLYSLRDNSGIVIFPGFFGYNEFGEVLTFSRSGSDITGSILANATKAEVYENFTDVDAVYSVNPNIVHQPKEIKEMTYREMRELSYGGFSVFHEEALLPAFRAGIPVNVRNTNNPSAPGTRIVNKRSSSVGPVVGIASDGGFCSIYVGKYLMNREIGFGRKLLQILEDFGFSYEHIPSGIDDISIILSQNQMSAEAEKEIVNRIYSELNADEVIIEHDLALIMVVGEGMRHNVGTTSRAAKALAQAHVNIEMINQGSSEVSMMFAVKEDLEKRAVQALYEEFFVAVPV, encoded by the coding sequence ATGAAAGTCATTAAATTTGGTGGTTCATCATTGGCATCAGGTGAACAAGTTGAAAAAGTATTTAATATTGTTACATCAGATCCTGAGCGAAAAATAGTTGTAGTTTCTGCACCGGGAAAACGATATTCTGATGATATAAAAGTTACTGACATGTTAATCGCATGTGCTGAGCGCTATTTAGAGCATGGTGAAGCAGGCGATCTAGTTGATAAAATTGTAGAAAGATATTCTACTATAGCTAATGAATTGAACATTCCTTTTGAAATTATTAATAAAATTAGAGAAGATCTACTGCTATTATTGGATGGTGATAAGAGCTCACCTGAGCGTTATCTTGACGCAATTAAAGCGAGCGGTGAAGATAACAACGCAAAGCTAATTGCAGCATACTTCCAACATAAGGGAGTAGATGCTTCTTATGTAAACCCTAAAGATGCAGGTCTTCTTGTAAGTAATGAACCTGGAAATGCTCAAGCCTTACCTGAATCCTATGAACGACTTTACTCGCTTCGTGACAATTCTGGTATTGTTATTTTCCCTGGTTTCTTTGGATATAACGAGTTTGGTGAAGTATTGACCTTCTCACGAAGTGGTTCGGATATAACTGGCTCTATTTTAGCTAATGCCACAAAAGCTGAAGTGTATGAAAACTTTACGGATGTCGATGCAGTTTATTCTGTGAATCCAAATATTGTTCATCAACCAAAAGAAATTAAAGAAATGACGTATCGTGAAATGCGTGAGCTATCTTACGGAGGATTTTCTGTTTTTCATGAGGAAGCATTACTTCCAGCCTTTAGAGCAGGAATTCCAGTAAACGTAAGAAATACGAATAACCCTTCAGCACCGGGGACAAGAATTGTAAACAAACGTAGTAGCTCAGTCGGTCCAGTTGTTGGGATTGCAAGTGATGGTGGATTCTGTAGTATTTATGTTGGTAAATATTTAATGAATAGAGAGATTGGATTTGGACGGAAATTATTACAAATCTTAGAGGACTTTGGCTTCTCCTATGAGCATATTCCATCTGGAATTGATGATATTTCGATTATCTTAAGCCAAAACCAAATGAGTGCAGAGGCAGAAAAAGAAATTGTTAATCGAATTTATAGTGAACTAAATGCAGATGAAGTAATAATTGAGCATGATTTAGCCCTTATTATGGTTGTTGGTGAAGGAATGCGCCATAATGTAGGGACAACTTCACGTGCTGCGAAAGCGTTAGCTCAAGCTCATGTCAATATTGAAATGATTAACCAAGGATCTTCTGAAGTTAGCATGATGTTTGCTGTAAAAGAAGACTTAGAAAAACGTGCTGTTCAAGCACTTTACGAAGAGTTTTTCGTCGCCGTTCCAGTATAA
- a CDS encoding divergent polysaccharide deacetylase family protein, which translates to MKKIFCIIFSVMLISTYLPIRNGKAETKPLKAAIIIDDFGGGIGGVEDFLEGDINITAAVMPFTEKSKEHAKWAHKNGFEVMVHLPMQPKKGKLSWLGPKPITINLSKIEVKKRVREAIKSVPYAKGLNNHMGSLAIENEEIVRGIVEVAKEKKLYLVDSATSPKSKIPKIAKELGVPYLVRDVFLDDISSSAHVAKQMGFLAQITEENGRGIAIGHVGITGKVCSRGIVQSMQLYKKKQIKIVPVSELILDDFSEKYFKLNHNIFSSSATSL; encoded by the coding sequence ATGAAGAAAATATTCTGTATCATTTTCTCGGTAATGTTAATTAGTACTTATCTTCCCATTCGTAATGGAAAGGCAGAAACAAAACCATTAAAAGCAGCAATCATCATTGATGATTTTGGAGGAGGCATAGGGGGAGTAGAGGATTTTTTGGAAGGTGACATCAATATTACTGCTGCTGTCATGCCCTTTACGGAAAAATCAAAGGAGCATGCAAAATGGGCCCATAAAAACGGATTTGAGGTTATGGTGCATTTACCAATGCAACCCAAAAAAGGCAAGCTGTCCTGGCTTGGTCCAAAACCAATTACAATTAATCTCTCCAAAATTGAAGTAAAAAAACGAGTTAGAGAAGCCATAAAGAGCGTACCGTATGCAAAAGGATTAAACAATCATATGGGTTCGTTAGCGATTGAAAATGAAGAAATTGTCAGAGGTATTGTGGAGGTTGCCAAAGAAAAAAAACTTTATCTCGTCGATAGTGCCACTTCTCCTAAATCCAAAATCCCTAAAATTGCTAAAGAGTTAGGTGTTCCATATTTAGTGAGGGATGTATTTCTCGATGATATCTCATCCAGTGCTCATGTTGCCAAACAAATGGGTTTTCTCGCTCAAATTACTGAAGAAAATGGGCGGGGAATTGCCATCGGGCATGTTGGAATAACAGGCAAGGTTTGCTCTCGTGGTATTGTCCAATCAATGCAGCTTTATAAGAAAAAGCAAATAAAAATAGTCCCTGTTTCTGAATTAATTTTGGATGATTTCAGTGAAAAGTATTTTAAACTGAATCATAATATTTTTTCCTCAAGCGCTACTTCATTGTAG
- a CDS encoding NAD(P)-dependent oxidoreductase, protein MSPELTGVLEKLAQDNVFTWKRKRFEPEDIEHATFVFAATNDRNINQFVKASARENQLVSLIDNPDHSDFHIPATVKRGKLSLAISTSGASPLLAKKLKQQLEQLFDDRYDAYIEFLYEARMTILAKVKDPIKKHQLLSTILSDDYLDSNSRWEDFQHLLKKEMIDF, encoded by the coding sequence GTGAGTCCAGAATTGACGGGTGTGCTTGAAAAGCTAGCCCAAGATAACGTGTTTACTTGGAAAAGGAAGCGATTTGAACCAGAAGATATCGAGCATGCTACATTCGTGTTTGCTGCAACGAACGATCGTAACATTAATCAATTCGTAAAAGCATCTGCAAGGGAAAATCAGCTTGTTTCATTAATAGATAATCCAGACCATTCTGACTTTCATATTCCCGCTACAGTTAAACGTGGAAAACTGTCACTTGCTATCTCCACTTCAGGTGCTAGTCCGCTTTTAGCAAAGAAGCTAAAGCAGCAGCTTGAACAATTATTTGATGATCGCTATGACGCTTATATAGAATTTTTGTATGAGGCTCGAATGACTATTTTAGCAAAAGTTAAGGATCCCATAAAAAAGCACCAACTGCTTTCCACCATTTTAAGTGATGACTACTTAGACAGTAATTCCCGTTGGGAGGACTTTCAGCATTTATTAAAAAAAGAAATGATCGATTTCTAG
- a CDS encoding MerR family transcriptional regulator yields MNSPYIKTYTLQEVAKQICVPVGTIKRWEKALDELLIVPRTKQGARYYTEVELTFLEKVKDLRERNSMNQIKTILLQQSNLKQDQFNEEFLPLLQFVRRIMKLSHPLKMWS; encoded by the coding sequence ATGAATAGTCCATATATAAAAACATATACCCTCCAAGAAGTAGCAAAACAAATTTGTGTACCAGTTGGTACGATCAAGAGATGGGAAAAGGCGCTGGATGAATTACTTATTGTTCCAAGGACAAAACAGGGAGCTAGGTATTACACAGAAGTCGAGTTAACTTTTTTAGAAAAAGTTAAGGATTTACGAGAACGCAACAGTATGAACCAAATTAAAACCATACTACTGCAGCAATCTAATCTAAAACAAGATCAGTTTAATGAAGAATTTCTTCCCCTCCTCCAATTTGTGAGAAGGATAATGAAACTGAGCCATCCGCTGAAAATGTGGAGCTGA
- a CDS encoding MerR family transcriptional regulator has protein sequence MNTSEVAKLLGVSVSTVKRWVKQLDLPMERNDRGHYLFNDEAIKSLRFIQNQINDGVLLHEITTLPEKTIRSGTLKTPKEHDQLVEELTSKLNSLERRLDEKADSVTSYQLLQHRREIEDLQELVASLSTQVVELEIEISELKKQNATERPLVFDQPRGTKKKNIFSSIFGF, from the coding sequence TTGAACACAAGTGAAGTTGCAAAATTATTGGGTGTTTCAGTGAGCACGGTAAAACGGTGGGTGAAGCAGTTAGATTTGCCAATGGAACGCAATGATCGCGGTCACTATTTGTTTAACGATGAGGCTATCAAAAGTTTAAGGTTTATCCAAAATCAAATTAATGATGGCGTACTTCTTCATGAAATCACGACTTTACCTGAAAAGACCATTCGCTCAGGAACATTAAAAACACCAAAGGAACATGATCAACTGGTGGAGGAATTAACATCAAAGCTGAATAGCTTAGAACGAAGATTGGATGAAAAAGCTGATTCAGTTACATCCTACCAGCTTTTGCAACACAGAAGAGAAATCGAGGACCTACAAGAACTTGTTGCCTCCCTTTCGACTCAAGTTGTAGAATTAGAAATCGAAATCAGTGAATTAAAAAAGCAAAATGCAACGGAACGACCTCTTGTTTTTGATCAACCTAGAGGTACAAAAAAGAAAAATATTTTTAGTAGCATATTTGGGTTTTAA